A stretch of the Actinomycetota bacterium genome encodes the following:
- a CDS encoding Crp/Fnr family transcriptional regulator, giving the protein MRATASVRSLPLTPPSVRLPEGLGAVRRLQRGEPLLTQGMPAPGLFVVRSGLLFESSDSPEGRWLLHDLLAPGDLSGTLPPDRCSATVRAAGPAQVRMLDPWCLDELFARRPALGIALLRALQRRADDAGRRACELTWYAVPQRVILRLLDLARRHGRPVPGGVRIEITVTQEQLAAMVGAARETVNRALVRLIARGLVRFEGRRFVIMDAATGALPWSVPAP; this is encoded by the coding sequence ATGAGGGCTACCGCCTCCGTCCGATCGCTCCCCCTTACCCCGCCGAGCGTCCGGCTGCCCGAGGGACTCGGTGCTGTGCGACGCCTGCAACGGGGCGAGCCACTCCTGACGCAGGGTATGCCGGCCCCCGGACTGTTCGTCGTCCGCTCGGGCCTCCTGTTCGAGTCCTCGGACTCGCCCGAGGGGCGGTGGCTGCTGCACGACCTGCTGGCGCCCGGCGACCTGTCCGGAACTCTGCCTCCCGACCGCTGCTCCGCGACCGTGCGGGCGGCGGGTCCGGCTCAGGTCCGGATGCTCGATCCGTGGTGCCTCGACGAGCTGTTCGCGCGCCGACCTGCGCTGGGGATCGCCCTGCTCCGCGCCCTCCAACGCCGAGCCGACGACGCCGGACGGCGCGCATGCGAGCTGACCTGGTACGCGGTCCCTCAGCGGGTGATACTGCGGTTGCTCGATCTCGCTCGGCGGCACGGACGTCCCGTGCCCGGCGGCGTACGGATCGAGATCACGGTCACGCAAGAGCAGCTCGCGGCGATGGTCGGCGCGGCGCGGGAGACCGTGAACCGCGCACTGGTCCGCCTGATCGCCAGGGGACTCGTGCGGTTCGAGGGACGTCGGTTCGTGATCATGGACGCGGCAACCGGCGCTCTCCCCTGGAGCGTCCCTGCGCCTTGA
- a CDS encoding sugar ABC transporter permease codes for MRLAAAEKRRTLLLLIPFLTGVVLLVVLPFAATAVLAFTEYDLVRPPRFVGMDNLRALLDDDVFRIALRNSLLFAAASVPLRLIGATGLALLLRRPGPGVRSGRIAVVLPVAIPDVALALVWLWILNPLYGPLNLALDAVGLPTPSWRSEAVPAQWSVIGLSVLQLGEGFLLALAARASVPRVLEEIAAVEGAGPWTTFRRVVFPVMLPALLLLAIRDTVWSFQATFVPALLVTDGGPPPYATTTLPLLAYRNAFEYLRYGYASAITLVLFALTASVVWLEIRLIARWRRTLRWN; via the coding sequence ATGCGCCTCGCCGCCGCCGAGAAGCGACGCACGCTGCTGCTGTTGATCCCGTTCCTGACGGGAGTCGTGCTGCTCGTCGTACTCCCGTTCGCGGCCACCGCCGTCCTCGCGTTCACCGAGTACGACCTCGTCCGGCCGCCCCGCTTCGTCGGGATGGACAATCTGCGTGCGCTGCTGGACGACGACGTGTTCCGGATCGCACTCCGCAACTCCCTGCTGTTCGCGGCGGCGTCGGTGCCGCTCCGGCTGATCGGTGCGACCGGGCTGGCGCTGCTGCTGCGGCGTCCGGGACCGGGAGTGCGATCGGGCAGGATCGCGGTCGTGCTGCCCGTGGCGATCCCCGACGTCGCGCTGGCCCTCGTGTGGCTGTGGATCCTGAACCCGTTGTACGGGCCGCTGAACCTGGCCCTCGATGCCGTCGGGCTGCCGACCCCCTCGTGGCGCTCCGAGGCCGTACCGGCTCAGTGGTCGGTGATCGGACTGTCCGTGCTCCAGCTCGGGGAGGGGTTCCTGCTGGCTCTGGCGGCGCGGGCATCGGTGCCGCGCGTGCTCGAGGAGATCGCTGCCGTCGAGGGAGCAGGGCCGTGGACGACGTTCCGGCGTGTGGTGTTCCCGGTGATGCTGCCGGCGCTGCTCCTGCTGGCGATCCGCGACACCGTCTGGAGCTTCCAGGCGACGTTCGTCCCGGCCCTGCTGGTGACCGACGGGGGTCCGCCGCCCTATGCGACGACGACGCTGCCCCTGCTGGCCTACCGGAACGCGTTCGAGTACCTGCGGTACGGCTACGCGTCGGCCATCACGCTCGTGCTCTTCGCGCTCACGGCATCGGTCGTATGGCTGGAGATCCGGCTGATCGCGCGATGGCGCCGGACATTGCGATGGAACTGA
- a CDS encoding cyclic nucleotide-binding domain-containing protein: MANRGLPALERVPLFEGLSRRHLKRIQDLAVEARYMQGVSIVKQGQAGDGFYVILEGQAKVTRGSRTVTRLVPGDFFGEISLLDGGKRTASVVSETPMVLLELKQRAFQRLLRDDPEVALKLMEALARRVRRTERTLQD, translated from the coding sequence ATGGCCAATCGAGGACTTCCCGCACTCGAGCGTGTTCCCCTGTTCGAGGGGCTCTCGCGCCGACACCTGAAGCGGATCCAGGATCTCGCGGTCGAGGCGCGCTACATGCAGGGCGTGTCGATCGTGAAGCAGGGACAAGCGGGCGACGGCTTCTACGTGATCCTCGAGGGACAGGCGAAGGTCACGCGCGGCTCGCGGACCGTGACCCGGCTCGTCCCCGGCGACTTCTTCGGTGAGATCTCGTTGCTCGACGGTGGCAAGCGCACCGCGTCGGTGGTCTCCGAGACACCGATGGTGCTGCTCGAGCTCAAGCAGCGGGCGTTCCAGCGGCTGCTGCGCGACGATCCCGAGGTGGCCCTCAAGCTGATGGAGGCCCTCGCGCGCCGCGTGCGCCGCACCGAACGAACGTTGCAGGACTGA
- a CDS encoding NUDIX domain-containing protein, whose product MSGADVMRRAATLVAARPGPKAGVEVLVLRRSDRSRFLPGYVVFPGGAVDPEDEALAVAWFGSGSRPEQVARAAAIRELIEETGLAVTSRGLEAARGGSDVAALRAVTLDPPAPVALRQIAHWVAPEDVPVRFDARYFAVDAPRGVEPVPDAVEAAAAWWADPRELLERWAADGEKLYWPTMKTVQALAACEDVGALLALDIPQHEPEPGDEERMPRSTFYQSDAEFEQARRASVEGR is encoded by the coding sequence ATGAGCGGCGCGGATGTGATGCGCAGGGCGGCGACCCTGGTCGCCGCCCGCCCGGGGCCGAAGGCAGGCGTGGAGGTCCTCGTGCTGCGCCGCTCCGACCGCAGCCGGTTCCTGCCCGGCTACGTCGTGTTCCCCGGGGGAGCGGTCGACCCTGAGGACGAAGCCCTGGCCGTGGCCTGGTTCGGTTCGGGATCCAGACCCGAGCAGGTCGCTCGGGCGGCCGCGATCCGCGAGCTGATCGAGGAGACGGGATTGGCAGTGACCTCCCGAGGACTCGAGGCCGCCCGAGGCGGCAGCGACGTGGCGGCGCTCCGAGCGGTGACCCTGGACCCTCCCGCTCCGGTCGCCCTCCGGCAGATCGCGCATTGGGTCGCCCCCGAGGATGTCCCCGTGCGGTTCGACGCTCGGTACTTCGCCGTCGACGCGCCGCGTGGCGTCGAGCCCGTGCCCGATGCGGTCGAGGCGGCCGCCGCGTGGTGGGCGGACCCTCGCGAGCTGCTCGAGCGATGGGCCGCGGATGGGGAGAAGCTCTACTGGCCGACCATGAAGACCGTCCAGGCGCTCGCCGCGTGCGAGGACGTCGGAGCGCTCCTCGCCCTCGACATCCCCCAACACGAACCGGAACCGGGAGACGAGGAACGGATGCCGCGTTCGACCTTCTACCAGTCCGACGCGGAGTTCGAACAGGCGCGACGCGCTTCGGTGGAGGGTCGGTGA
- a CDS encoding carbon-nitrogen hydrolase family protein, translating to MRRFRIALLQLSAREDDVEANLARADTWCRRAAEADADLAVLPEMWSTGYTPVPQSASERKAWFGRAEPLDGPYISHFANLADELDMAIGATLLERVDGGVRNTVVVLDRTGERVLVYAKSHTCDFDWERTLTRGESFPVATLRTATDEVRVGAMICYDREFPEPARLLMLAGAEVIVVPNCCDLDEVRVAQTLTRATKNMVVVAVANHAPPGADGGSIAVSPIAYEGQGGPPVDTTVARGGPGEELVLCDVDLDTLRAWRSAETWGNAFRRPELYGPLSDTTVHPPFERRQARR from the coding sequence ATGAGGCGGTTCCGGATCGCGCTGTTGCAGCTGTCGGCGCGCGAAGACGACGTGGAGGCGAACCTCGCCCGTGCCGACACCTGGTGTCGACGCGCGGCGGAGGCAGACGCCGATCTCGCCGTGCTCCCGGAGATGTGGAGCACGGGGTACACGCCGGTGCCGCAGTCGGCGTCCGAGCGAAAGGCCTGGTTCGGGCGTGCCGAGCCCCTGGACGGTCCGTACATCTCCCACTTCGCGAACCTGGCCGACGAGCTCGACATGGCGATCGGGGCGACGTTGCTGGAACGGGTCGACGGCGGGGTGCGCAACACGGTCGTGGTGTTGGATCGCACCGGAGAGAGGGTCCTCGTGTACGCGAAGTCTCACACGTGCGACTTCGATTGGGAGCGGACCCTGACCAGGGGGGAGAGTTTCCCGGTCGCGACGTTGCGAACCGCGACCGACGAGGTCCGCGTGGGTGCGATGATCTGCTACGACCGCGAGTTCCCCGAGCCCGCGCGGCTGCTGATGCTCGCCGGTGCCGAGGTGATCGTCGTTCCCAACTGTTGTGATCTCGACGAGGTCCGCGTCGCCCAGACCCTGACCCGCGCGACCAAGAACATGGTGGTCGTCGCCGTCGCGAATCACGCACCGCCGGGGGCCGACGGCGGCTCGATCGCCGTCAGCCCGATCGCCTACGAGGGCCAGGGCGGCCCCCCGGTCGACACGACCGTGGCACGTGGAGGGCCGGGAGAGGAGCTCGTGCTGTGCGACGTCGACCTGGACACCCTGCGCGCGTGGCGTTCGGCGGAGACGTGGGGCAACGCGTTCCGCCGCCCCGAGCTCTACGGACCGCTCTCCGACACCACCGTCCACCCCCCGTTCGAGCGTCGACAGGCCCGCCGCTGA
- a CDS encoding MBL fold metallo-hydrolase, with amino-acid sequence MRIVRVLAPNPDVYTLEGTNTYVLGADPAIVIDPGPDDAGHLVEIERVAGTVGAIIVTHQHPDHAPGAAPLAARTGAPLYAFRPPEGGELLRDGQTVRADGVALTAVHTPGHTPDHVALLLEDGPVLFTGDAVLGRGTSVIDPPEGDLAAYLRSLRRMRELAPRTIYPGHGPVVLDGVAKVDEYLAHREERERQVVVALGDGTGTVADLVDAIYADYPDAVKPLAARSVLAHLLKLEGEGRASHTGHGDDARYAQAEQRACERCGRPVRGRAKLCDRCGVGALQEAPEE; translated from the coding sequence ATGCGGATCGTGCGGGTCCTCGCGCCCAATCCCGACGTGTACACGCTCGAGGGAACCAACACGTACGTCCTGGGCGCGGATCCGGCGATCGTGATCGACCCGGGTCCCGACGACGCCGGACATCTCGTCGAGATCGAGCGTGTCGCCGGCACCGTCGGCGCGATCATCGTCACGCATCAGCATCCCGACCACGCGCCGGGAGCAGCGCCGCTCGCCGCGCGCACCGGGGCGCCGTTGTACGCGTTCCGTCCCCCGGAGGGAGGGGAACTGCTGCGGGACGGGCAGACGGTTCGGGCCGACGGCGTCGCGTTGACGGCTGTGCACACGCCGGGACACACCCCCGATCACGTTGCGCTCTTGCTGGAGGACGGCCCGGTGCTGTTCACGGGCGATGCCGTCCTGGGTCGCGGTACGAGCGTCATCGACCCTCCCGAGGGGGACCTTGCCGCATACCTCCGTTCGCTGCGCAGGATGCGCGAGCTCGCACCGCGCACGATCTACCCCGGCCACGGTCCCGTCGTGCTCGACGGTGTCGCGAAGGTGGACGAGTACCTGGCCCACCGCGAGGAGCGCGAACGACAGGTGGTAGTCGCGCTCGGCGACGGGACCGGAACCGTCGCCGACCTCGTGGACGCGATCTACGCCGACTACCCGGACGCCGTCAAACCGCTCGCGGCGCGATCGGTGCTCGCGCACCTGCTGAAGCTCGAGGGAGAGGGACGCGCATCGCACACCGGACACGGGGACGATGCTCGATACGCACAGGCCGAGCAGCGTGCGTGTGAACGGTGCGGCCGCCCGGTCCGCGGCCGTGCCAAGCTCTGCGACCGTTGCGGCGTCGGGGCCCTCCAGGAGGCGCCCGAAGAATGA
- a CDS encoding SAM-dependent methyltransferase, whose amino-acid sequence MREPERAIRDEIERRGPIGFDRYMEIALYGLGGFYEDPPVGTGEGAAFATSPHVHEVFARLLAGGLRELHEGLGRPDPFCVVEAGAGDGTLATELATWLEDLPLRYEGVERSSGAREALSSRGIPALEEVPTFEGVLIANELLDNLPFRLVRRAADGDRPDEVRVTIVDDALSVTTAPCDDTLRALVPATPGPGEEVAVPTGAFAFVDALAARLRRGYAVLIDYASAGSADGAVHGYRNQRIVEDVLADPGSTDITAGVDLDAVGRHAERTGFRVLGTPAQHAALRSLGFDTWSAEQLEHQGTLLDRREGLDAVRAWSGRSRATLLTDPAALGRLRWLVLAIDGNDRGDDPLPEPDWLRDANERSRAPQDG is encoded by the coding sequence ATGCGAGAACCCGAGCGCGCGATCCGCGACGAGATCGAGCGACGCGGTCCGATCGGCTTCGACCGGTACATGGAGATCGCTCTCTACGGCCTCGGCGGCTTCTACGAGGACCCCCCGGTCGGCACCGGCGAAGGGGCTGCGTTCGCAACGAGCCCGCATGTCCACGAGGTCTTCGCTCGGCTCCTCGCCGGAGGGCTGCGGGAGCTTCACGAAGGGCTCGGCCGGCCGGACCCGTTCTGTGTGGTCGAAGCAGGTGCCGGTGACGGAACGCTGGCGACCGAGCTCGCCACGTGGCTCGAGGACCTCCCGCTGCGGTACGAGGGCGTCGAGCGCTCGTCCGGCGCGAGGGAGGCACTCTCCTCCCGCGGGATCCCGGCGCTCGAGGAGGTGCCGACGTTCGAAGGGGTGCTGATCGCGAACGAGCTGCTCGACAACCTTCCGTTCCGGCTCGTGCGACGGGCCGCGGACGGAGATCGACCGGACGAGGTCCGCGTGACGATCGTCGACGACGCACTGAGCGTCACGACCGCGCCGTGCGACGACACGTTGCGAGCACTCGTGCCCGCGACACCCGGACCCGGCGAGGAGGTCGCTGTCCCGACCGGCGCCTTCGCGTTCGTCGACGCGCTCGCCGCCCGGCTGCGCCGCGGGTACGCGGTGTTGATCGACTACGCCTCGGCTGGTTCGGCCGACGGCGCGGTCCACGGCTACAGGAACCAACGCATCGTGGAGGACGTGCTGGCCGACCCCGGCTCGACCGACATCACCGCAGGTGTCGATCTGGACGCGGTCGGGCGCCACGCCGAGCGAACGGGGTTCCGGGTGCTCGGAACACCCGCCCAACATGCGGCGTTGCGCTCCCTGGGTTTCGATACCTGGAGCGCGGAGCAACTCGAACACCAGGGAACCCTGCTCGACCGGCGGGAGGGCCTGGACGCCGTTCGGGCCTGGAGCGGGCGCAGTCGCGCGACCCTCCTCACCGACCCGGCGGCGCTGGGGCGGCTGCGATGGCTCGTGCTCGCGATCGACGGGAACGACCGGGGCGACGATCCACTCCCCGAGCCCGACTGGCTGCGTGACGCGAACGAACGTTCCCGCGCACCGCAGGATGGGTGA